The Pleuronectes platessa chromosome 11, fPlePla1.1, whole genome shotgun sequence genome includes a window with the following:
- the LOC128450877 gene encoding ornithine decarboxylase 1 isoform X1: protein MRRNKYTHRISGGYSTDSVNIRGSKQNHLCQPLQGNVSHQFTNKKSKGLGTMNSASSPEFEFSFMEDGFSFRDTVEQKINESSRTDDREAFYVCDLGDVFEKHLRWMRALPLVRTFYAVKCNDSRAVLKTLASLGTGFDCASKTELELVLSLGVDPSRIIYANPCKQISHIKYASAHGVQMMTFDSEVELMKVACFHDNAKLVLRIATDDSKAVCRLSVKFGAPLKSCRGLLERAKELGLNVIGVSFHVGSGCTDAKTYTEAIADARCVFHMGDELGFNMDLLDIGGGFLGCDDGGPKFEEITDVIHPALDKYFPADSGVKIIAEPGRFYVASAFTLVVNIIAKKVIMDSTSDEKDEGAKEKPKDKTMMYYVNDGLFGSFLVSALFYITNLPTLYKKPKPDEIMYACSIWGPTCAGVDRIVEQCYLPDLQVGDWLVFENMGAYTVSVSSTFNGFQRPGLHYVMSRPAWQHIQQISSQGMPGPAEEFHLFGVSA from the exons ATGAGGAGGAATAAATATACCCATCGTATCTCAG GCGGATATTCAACTGATTCAGTCAATATAAGAGGATCCAAGCAGAATCATCTTTGCCAACCCCTTCAAGGAAATGTCTCACACCAA TTTACTAATAAGAAATCAAAAGGACTTGGGACCATGAACAGTGCTTCTTCCCCTGAGTTTGAGTTCTCTTTCATGGAGGATGGTTTCTCTTTCCGCGATACTGTTGAGCAGAAGATCAATGAATCATCTAGGACG GATGATAGAGAGGCCTTCTATGTGTGTGACTTGGGGGATGTGTTTGAGAAACATCTGCGCTGGATGAGGGCCCTGCCTCTTGTCAGAACTTTCTATGCTGTCAAATGCAATGACAGTCGGGCAGTCTTAAAAACACTGGCGTCCCTGGGAACTGGATTTGACTGTGCAAGCAAG ACAGAGCTTGAGCTGGTTCTGTCTCTGGGAGTGGATCCAAGCAGAATTATCTATGCCAACCCCTGTAAGCAAATTTCTCACATCAAATATGCATCTGCCCATGGGGTCCAGATGATGACCTTTGATAGCGAAGTGGAACTCATGAAAGTGGCCTGTTTTCATGACAATGCCAA GCTGGTGCTGCGTATTGCCACAGATGACTCAAAGGCAGTGTGTCGTCTGAGTGTGAAGTTTGGGGCCCCGCTCAAATCTTGTCGAGGTCTTCTGGAGCGGGCTAAAGAACTGGGACTGAACGTCATTGGTGTCAGCTTCCATGTTGGCAGTGGCTGTACTGATGCCAAGACATACACGGAGGCCATCGCTGATGCTCGCTGTGTTTTCCATATGGGC GATGAGCTCGGCTTCAACATGGATCTCTTGGACATTGGTGGTGGTTTCCTTGGTTGTGATGACGGTGGACCTaaatttgaag AGATCACGGATGTAATCCACCCTGCCCTGGACAAGTATTTCCCTGCTGACTCTGGGGTAAAGATAATCGCTGAGCCAGGACGCTTTTATGTAGCTTCTGCTTTCACACTGGTTGTCAACATCATTGCCAAGAAGGTCATCATGGACTCAACCTCTGATG AGAAAGATGAAGGGGCCAAAGAAAAACCCAAAGACAAGACTATGATGTACTATGTCAATGATGGACTGTTTGGATCTTTCTTGGTTTCAGCCTTGTTCTATATTACAAATTTACCAACACTGTATAAG AAGCCAAAGCCAGATGAGATCATGTACGCCTGCAGTATCTGGGGCCCAACTTGTGCTGGTGTTGATCGCATTGTTGAGCAGTGTTACCTGCCTGACCTGCAGGTGGGCGACTGGCTGGTCTTTGAAAACATGGGTGCCTACACCGTGAGTGTCTCCTCCACCTTCAATGGTTTCCAAAGACCTGGCCTTCACTATGTCATGTCCCGTCCTGCTTG GCAACACATCCAGCAGATTAGTTCGCAGGGGATGCCAGGTCCTGCAGAGGAGTTCCACCTGTTTGGAGTATCAGCCTAG
- the LOC128450877 gene encoding ornithine decarboxylase 1 isoform X2: MFTNKKSKGLGTMNSASSPEFEFSFMEDGFSFRDTVEQKINESSRTDDREAFYVCDLGDVFEKHLRWMRALPLVRTFYAVKCNDSRAVLKTLASLGTGFDCASKTELELVLSLGVDPSRIIYANPCKQISHIKYASAHGVQMMTFDSEVELMKVACFHDNAKLVLRIATDDSKAVCRLSVKFGAPLKSCRGLLERAKELGLNVIGVSFHVGSGCTDAKTYTEAIADARCVFHMGDELGFNMDLLDIGGGFLGCDDGGPKFEEITDVIHPALDKYFPADSGVKIIAEPGRFYVASAFTLVVNIIAKKVIMDSTSDEKDEGAKEKPKDKTMMYYVNDGLFGSFLVSALFYITNLPTLYKKPKPDEIMYACSIWGPTCAGVDRIVEQCYLPDLQVGDWLVFENMGAYTVSVSSTFNGFQRPGLHYVMSRPAWQHIQQISSQGMPGPAEEFHLFGVSA; the protein is encoded by the exons ATG TTTACTAATAAGAAATCAAAAGGACTTGGGACCATGAACAGTGCTTCTTCCCCTGAGTTTGAGTTCTCTTTCATGGAGGATGGTTTCTCTTTCCGCGATACTGTTGAGCAGAAGATCAATGAATCATCTAGGACG GATGATAGAGAGGCCTTCTATGTGTGTGACTTGGGGGATGTGTTTGAGAAACATCTGCGCTGGATGAGGGCCCTGCCTCTTGTCAGAACTTTCTATGCTGTCAAATGCAATGACAGTCGGGCAGTCTTAAAAACACTGGCGTCCCTGGGAACTGGATTTGACTGTGCAAGCAAG ACAGAGCTTGAGCTGGTTCTGTCTCTGGGAGTGGATCCAAGCAGAATTATCTATGCCAACCCCTGTAAGCAAATTTCTCACATCAAATATGCATCTGCCCATGGGGTCCAGATGATGACCTTTGATAGCGAAGTGGAACTCATGAAAGTGGCCTGTTTTCATGACAATGCCAA GCTGGTGCTGCGTATTGCCACAGATGACTCAAAGGCAGTGTGTCGTCTGAGTGTGAAGTTTGGGGCCCCGCTCAAATCTTGTCGAGGTCTTCTGGAGCGGGCTAAAGAACTGGGACTGAACGTCATTGGTGTCAGCTTCCATGTTGGCAGTGGCTGTACTGATGCCAAGACATACACGGAGGCCATCGCTGATGCTCGCTGTGTTTTCCATATGGGC GATGAGCTCGGCTTCAACATGGATCTCTTGGACATTGGTGGTGGTTTCCTTGGTTGTGATGACGGTGGACCTaaatttgaag AGATCACGGATGTAATCCACCCTGCCCTGGACAAGTATTTCCCTGCTGACTCTGGGGTAAAGATAATCGCTGAGCCAGGACGCTTTTATGTAGCTTCTGCTTTCACACTGGTTGTCAACATCATTGCCAAGAAGGTCATCATGGACTCAACCTCTGATG AGAAAGATGAAGGGGCCAAAGAAAAACCCAAAGACAAGACTATGATGTACTATGTCAATGATGGACTGTTTGGATCTTTCTTGGTTTCAGCCTTGTTCTATATTACAAATTTACCAACACTGTATAAG AAGCCAAAGCCAGATGAGATCATGTACGCCTGCAGTATCTGGGGCCCAACTTGTGCTGGTGTTGATCGCATTGTTGAGCAGTGTTACCTGCCTGACCTGCAGGTGGGCGACTGGCTGGTCTTTGAAAACATGGGTGCCTACACCGTGAGTGTCTCCTCCACCTTCAATGGTTTCCAAAGACCTGGCCTTCACTATGTCATGTCCCGTCCTGCTTG GCAACACATCCAGCAGATTAGTTCGCAGGGGATGCCAGGTCCTGCAGAGGAGTTCCACCTGTTTGGAGTATCAGCCTAG
- the LOC128450877 gene encoding ornithine decarboxylase 1 isoform X3: protein MNSASSPEFEFSFMEDGFSFRDTVEQKINESSRTDDREAFYVCDLGDVFEKHLRWMRALPLVRTFYAVKCNDSRAVLKTLASLGTGFDCASKTELELVLSLGVDPSRIIYANPCKQISHIKYASAHGVQMMTFDSEVELMKVACFHDNAKLVLRIATDDSKAVCRLSVKFGAPLKSCRGLLERAKELGLNVIGVSFHVGSGCTDAKTYTEAIADARCVFHMGDELGFNMDLLDIGGGFLGCDDGGPKFEEITDVIHPALDKYFPADSGVKIIAEPGRFYVASAFTLVVNIIAKKVIMDSTSDEKDEGAKEKPKDKTMMYYVNDGLFGSFLVSALFYITNLPTLYKKPKPDEIMYACSIWGPTCAGVDRIVEQCYLPDLQVGDWLVFENMGAYTVSVSSTFNGFQRPGLHYVMSRPAWQHIQQISSQGMPGPAEEFHLFGVSA, encoded by the exons ATGAACAGTGCTTCTTCCCCTGAGTTTGAGTTCTCTTTCATGGAGGATGGTTTCTCTTTCCGCGATACTGTTGAGCAGAAGATCAATGAATCATCTAGGACG GATGATAGAGAGGCCTTCTATGTGTGTGACTTGGGGGATGTGTTTGAGAAACATCTGCGCTGGATGAGGGCCCTGCCTCTTGTCAGAACTTTCTATGCTGTCAAATGCAATGACAGTCGGGCAGTCTTAAAAACACTGGCGTCCCTGGGAACTGGATTTGACTGTGCAAGCAAG ACAGAGCTTGAGCTGGTTCTGTCTCTGGGAGTGGATCCAAGCAGAATTATCTATGCCAACCCCTGTAAGCAAATTTCTCACATCAAATATGCATCTGCCCATGGGGTCCAGATGATGACCTTTGATAGCGAAGTGGAACTCATGAAAGTGGCCTGTTTTCATGACAATGCCAA GCTGGTGCTGCGTATTGCCACAGATGACTCAAAGGCAGTGTGTCGTCTGAGTGTGAAGTTTGGGGCCCCGCTCAAATCTTGTCGAGGTCTTCTGGAGCGGGCTAAAGAACTGGGACTGAACGTCATTGGTGTCAGCTTCCATGTTGGCAGTGGCTGTACTGATGCCAAGACATACACGGAGGCCATCGCTGATGCTCGCTGTGTTTTCCATATGGGC GATGAGCTCGGCTTCAACATGGATCTCTTGGACATTGGTGGTGGTTTCCTTGGTTGTGATGACGGTGGACCTaaatttgaag AGATCACGGATGTAATCCACCCTGCCCTGGACAAGTATTTCCCTGCTGACTCTGGGGTAAAGATAATCGCTGAGCCAGGACGCTTTTATGTAGCTTCTGCTTTCACACTGGTTGTCAACATCATTGCCAAGAAGGTCATCATGGACTCAACCTCTGATG AGAAAGATGAAGGGGCCAAAGAAAAACCCAAAGACAAGACTATGATGTACTATGTCAATGATGGACTGTTTGGATCTTTCTTGGTTTCAGCCTTGTTCTATATTACAAATTTACCAACACTGTATAAG AAGCCAAAGCCAGATGAGATCATGTACGCCTGCAGTATCTGGGGCCCAACTTGTGCTGGTGTTGATCGCATTGTTGAGCAGTGTTACCTGCCTGACCTGCAGGTGGGCGACTGGCTGGTCTTTGAAAACATGGGTGCCTACACCGTGAGTGTCTCCTCCACCTTCAATGGTTTCCAAAGACCTGGCCTTCACTATGTCATGTCCCGTCCTGCTTG GCAACACATCCAGCAGATTAGTTCGCAGGGGATGCCAGGTCCTGCAGAGGAGTTCCACCTGTTTGGAGTATCAGCCTAG
- the LOC128450868 gene encoding matrilin-2 — translation MTSLTWGLICFIGSLASGAQGVYPQLRTQHRQIHSGSPIIPRASPKVHARVSQWFEDIKSAEQISDEALSTESDYTDRGFQQQQSVRPGVSSLQAQERWRSDRAAGSSNSRSRYQPADQLLPKRELPAPLQLNPAPFTSRQPAKDLGVSAASIRTAAATRSNCRNRPIDLVFIIDSSRSVRPAEFEKAKDFLEDMVDSLEIGYDATRVGLVNYASTVQIEFLLKTYFDKFALKQALARVEPLASGTMTGMAIKTAMEKAFTVEAGARATSLNIAKVAFIVTDGRPQDKVDEVSAAARASGIEIYAVGVDRADMMSLRLMASPPHDDHVFYVETYGVIEKLTTKFRQTLCGKDDDNGSADTSLNGGIDDYGRKNPSGINNENDDKGNNGLDACALGHDCQHICFNNGDSYTCKCRQGYVLNPDKKTCSRSDPCAHGNDCQHICINNDDSYICECREGYVLNPDKKTCSPSDMCARGHDCQHVCVSSDDSYICKCGMGYVLNPDKKTCSPSDTCAQGNDCQHICVSTDDSYICKCRMGYVLNPDEKTCSRSDMCAQGHDCQHICVTTGDSYTCKCRMGYVLNPDEKTCSRSDRCAQEHDCQHICVSTDDSYTCKCRIGFVLNPDQKTCSRSDPCVHGNDCQHICINNDDSYICECHVGYVLNPDKKTCSRSDTCAQGHECQHICVSTDGSYICECQMGYVLNPDKKTCSRSDACAHGQDCQQICVNNDDSYICKCRLGYVLNPDQKTCSVPGLDACAQGHDCQHICVNKGNSFICKCRVGYVLNMDRKTCSRSDACAQGHNCQHICINNGDSYNCNCHVGYVLNADQRTCSQEMRAEITQDACMCEAQIVFQKKVQSAIQELSRKIDELSDKVNLFEDQQQY, via the exons ATGACTTCATTAACGTGGGGACTGATCTGCTTCATCGGCTCTCTGGCATCAGGTGCTCAGGGAGTTTACCCACAGCTTCGGACCCAGCACCGACAGATCCACTCAGGTAGTCCAATAATCCCACGAGCGTCCCCGAAAGTACACGCAAGGGTTTCTCAGTGGTTTGAAGATATCAAATCTGCTGAGCAAATCTCTGACGAAGCCCTGAGCACTGAAAGTGATTACACTGACCGAggcttccagcagcagcagagtgtccGGCCAGGAGTCAGCAGCCTCCAGGcgcaggagagatggaggagtgaCAGGGCAG CTGGCAGCAGTAATTCCAGGTCTCGCTATCAGCCTGCCGATCAACTGCTGCCAAAGAGGGAGCTGCCTGCACCGCTGCAACTCAATCCTGCACCATTCACATCTCGGCAGCCTGCTAAAGACTTGGGTGTCTCTGCTGCATCCATCAGAACTGCTGCAG CAACAAGATCCAACTGCAGAAATCGGCCCATAGACCTGGTCTTTATCATAGACAGCTCCCGCAGTGTACGTCCGGCTGAGTTTGAGAAGGCCAAGGACTTCTTGGAAGACATGGTGGACAGCTTGGAGATTGGGTACGATGCCACCAGAGTTGGCCTCGTCAATTATGCCAGCACAGTGCAGATCGAATTCCTGCTGAAGACGTATTTTGACAAGTTTGCCCTAAAGCAGGCACTGGCCCGAGTCGAGCCCCTCGCCTCAGGCACCATGACAGGCATGGCCATAAAGACTGCTATGGAGAAAGCATTTACTGTTGAGGCAGGGGCCCGGGCCACTTCCTTGAACATTGCCAAAGTGGCCTTCATAGTGACGGACGGGAGGCCCCAGGACAAGGTGGACGAAGTGTCAGCCGCAGCCCGTGCCTCTGGGATTGAGATCTATGCAGTGGGAGTGGACAGAGCTGATATGATGTCACTCCGCCTCATGGCCAGCCCCCCACATGATGACCATGTCTTCTATGTCGAGACCTATGGTGTCATAGAGAAGCTAACTACCAAATTTAGGCAAACCTTGTGTGGTAAGGATGATGATAACGGGAGTGCGGACACTTCATTAAATGGTGGAATTGATGATTATGGCAGAAAAAACCCTAGTgggataaataatgaaaatgacgATAAAGGAAACAACG GTTTGGATGCATGTGCTCTTGGACACGATTGCCAGCATATTTGTTTCAACAATGGCGACTCGTACACCTGCAAGTGTCGCCAGGGCTACGTCTTGAACCCGGACAAGAAAACATGCTCAC GATCAGATCCATGTGCCCATGGAAATGATTGCCAGCACATTTGTATAAACAATGATGACTCGTACATCTGTGAGTGTCGAGAGGGATATGTGTTGAATCCAGATAAGAAAACATGCTCAC CTTCAGATATGTGCGCCCGGGGACACGACTgccaacatgtgtgtgttagttctGATGACTCCTACATCTGCAAGTGTGGAATGGGATATGTGTTGAATCCAGATAAGAAAACGTGCTCAC CTTCAGATACGTGTGCCCAGGGAAATGACTGCCAACATATTTGTGTCAGTACTGATGACTCGTACATCTGCAAATGTCGGATGGGATATGTGTTGAATCCAGATGAGAAAACATGCTCAC GTTCAGATATGTGTGCCCAGGGACATGACTGCCAACATATTTGTGTGACAACTGGTGACTCGTACACCTGCAAGTGTCGAATGGGATATGTGTTGAATCCAGATGAGAAAACATGCTCAC GTTCGGATAGATGTGCCCAGGAACATGACTGCCAACATATTTGTGTCAGTACTGATGACTCGTATACCTGCAAGTGTCGAATCGGATTTGTGTTGAATCCAGACCAGAAAACGTGTTCAC GTTCTGATCCATGTGTCCATGGAAATGATTGCCAGCACATTTGTATAAACAATGATGACTCGTACATCTGTGAGTGTCATGTGGGATATGTGTTGAATCCAGATAAGAAAACGTGCTCAC GTTCAGATACATGTGCCCAGGGACATGAATGCCAACATATTTGTGTCAGCACTGATGGCTCTTACATCTGCGAATGTCAAATGGGATACGTGTTGAATCCTGATAAGAAAACATGCTCAC gttCAGATGCATGTGCCCATGGACAAGACTGCCAGCAAATTTGTGTCAACAATGATGACTCGTATATCTGCAAGTGTCGATTGGGATATGTATTGAATCCAGACCAGAAAACATGCTCAG TTCCAGGATTGGATGCTTGTGCCCAGGGACATGATTGCCAGCACATATGTGTCAACAAGGGAAACTCATTCATCTGCAAGTGTCGAGTGGGATATGTCCTTAACATGGATAGGAAAACATGCTCAC GCTCGGATGCATGTGCACAAGGACATAACTGCCAACATATTTGTATCAACAATGGGGATTCCTACAACTGCAACTGTCATGTAGGATATGTGTTGAATGCAGACCAGAGAACATGCTCAC AGGAAATGAGAGCTGAAATAACCCAAGATGCCTGCATGTGTGAAGCTCAGATTGTGTTCCAGAAAAAAGTACAGTCAGCTATCCAGGAGCTGAGCAGAAAAA TAGATGAACTTTCAGATAAAGTGAATCTCTTTGAAGATCAACAGCAGTATTGA